CGGTGCCACCGAACAGAACCTCTTGGTGTGCGACCAAACCAGCCAGCCGCAGCGAGTGCACCCGGATGCCGTCGACGTCCGCGCCGCGCGCGCCGTCCAGCGACTCCGTCGTCGCGTCCGGGGCGTACTTCTGCAGCCCGGCCGCCGCACGCGCGTCGGCGATCAGCCGCGCGGTGCGAGCCGCGGTGCCTGACGGCGCGTCGACCTTGCGCTCGTGGTGCAGCTCGACGATCTCCACCGACTCGTAGAACTGCGCTGCCTTCTCGGCGAACTTCATCGCCAGCACCGCGCCGATCGCGAAGTTCGCCGCGATCAGCACGCCCAGCTCCGGCCTCGGCTCCAGCCAGCCGCGGATCCGCTCCAGCCGCTCGTCGGTGAACCCACTGGTGCCGACGACCACGTGGATGCCGTTCTCCACGCAGTACTGGATGTTGTCCATGACCACGGCGGGCTGGGTGAAGTCGACGACGACCTCGGCTCCGGCGTCGGAGAGCGCGGACAG
The window above is part of the Allokutzneria albata genome. Proteins encoded here:
- the dapB gene encoding 4-hydroxy-tetrahydrodipicolinate reductase, encoding MTDSQAPTRVGVLGARGRMGAEVCRAVEGAGDMVLVAGVDAGDELSALSDAGAEVVVDFTQPAVVMDNIQYCVENGIHVVVGTSGFTDERLERIRGWLEPRPELGVLIAANFAIGAVLAMKFAEKAAQFYESVEIVELHHERKVDAPSGTAARTARLIADARAAAGLQKYAPDATTESLDGARGADVDGIRVHSLRLAGLVAHQEVLFGGTGETLTIRHDSLHRSSFMPGVLLGVREVLKHPGLTLGLESALGL